A section of the Tenrec ecaudatus isolate mTenEca1 chromosome 10, mTenEca1.hap1, whole genome shotgun sequence genome encodes:
- the IGFBPL1 gene encoding insulin-like growth factor-binding protein-like 1, whose amino-acid sequence MPRAPLLVPLLLLPLLATGLGLRGAGSRRPECGPCRPERCPVPARCPAPGISARDVCGCCALCLGAEGASCGGRAGARCGPGLVCASRAAGAAPEGTGLCVCAQRGSVCGSDGRSYPSVCALRLRARHAPRAHLVHLHKAHEGPCEFAPVVIVPPRSTHNVTGAQVYLSCEVRAVPAPVIAWRKITQSPVGTQVLEELPGDHINIAVQVRGSPSDHEATTWILINSLRKEDEGVYQCHSANTLGEAQAHGTVTVTELSE is encoded by the exons ATGCCGCGCGCCCCACTGCTCGTCCCACTGCTGCTCCTGCCGCTGCTGGCCACCGGTCTGGGGCTCCGCGGCGCGGGCAGCCGGCGTCCCGAGTGCGGGCCGTGCCGGCCGGAGCGCTGCCCAGTCCCCGCGCGCTGCCCCGCGCCCGGCATCTCGGCGCGCGACGTGTGCGGCTGCTGCGCGCTCTGCCTGGGCGCCGAGGGCGCGAGCTGCGGCGGGCGGGCAGGCGCGCGCTGTGGCCCCGGCCTGGTGTGCGCCAGCCGAGCCGCGGGGGCGGCGCCCGAGGGCACTGGGCTCTGCGTGTGCGCGCAGCGCGGCTCGGTCTGCGGCTCCGACGGCCGCTCCTACCCTAGCGTCTGCGCGCTGCGTCTGCGCGCCCGGCATGCGCCCCGCGCGCACCTGGTCCACCTGCACAAGGCTCACGAAGGGCCCTGCGAGTTCG CTCCTGTGGTCATCGTTCCACCCCGCAGCACTCACAATGTCACGGGGGCACAGGTGTACCTGTCCTGTGAGGTGAGGGCTGTGCCCGCTCCTGTCATCGCATGGAGGAAG ATCACGCAGTCTCCGGTGGGCACCCAGGTGCTGGAGGAGCTGCCTGGGGATCATATCAATATCGCTGTGCAGGTGCGGGGAAGCCCTTCCGATCATGAGGCTACCACCTGGATTTTG ATCAACTcactgagaaaggaagatgaaggGGTGTACCAGTGCCACTCGGCCAACACCCTGGGGGAGGCTCAGGCCCACGGCACGGTGACCGTCACAGAACTGAGTGAGTAA